A section of the Agarivorans litoreus genome encodes:
- a CDS encoding GGDEF domain-containing protein — translation MDSLQLAQNNIVSTRKISHFSNDAMLSAVQKLSILESLQESLQLEELLQNFAALATNYVEFSAMRLVSDKLQTEVSLFEGQRYYRSFNLNNKNQPLAIITFTRDTPFQRNEIHQLRQLTQLLQTPLKHALQISRLQERVRNDYLTGIGNRAHFDESLHTSIEQQTRQSQQQGGLVLMLLDLNKFKQVNDSLGHPVGDQVLIGFAKVLKSVIRSGDQAFRVGGDEFAMLLRPATEQSAQKVIKRLHSKLEESPLLAQYDISASVGVSEWTPGSNSESLIQSADEQLYANKLATS, via the coding sequence ATGGATTCTCTACAATTGGCTCAAAACAACATTGTAAGCACAAGAAAAATATCACATTTTTCTAATGACGCTATGCTTAGTGCTGTTCAAAAACTTAGTATTCTTGAGTCTTTGCAAGAAAGCTTACAGCTAGAAGAGTTACTGCAAAACTTTGCCGCCTTGGCAACTAACTACGTTGAGTTTTCTGCAATGCGTTTAGTCAGTGATAAGCTGCAAACCGAAGTTAGCCTATTTGAGGGGCAACGTTATTACCGTAGTTTTAATCTAAATAACAAAAATCAACCTTTAGCGATTATCACTTTTACCCGCGATACGCCTTTTCAGCGTAACGAAATTCATCAGCTTCGTCAGCTAACCCAATTGCTACAAACTCCCTTAAAACATGCTTTGCAAATTTCGCGTTTACAAGAGCGAGTTCGCAATGACTATTTAACCGGCATTGGCAATCGCGCTCACTTCGATGAATCTTTGCATACTTCAATTGAACAGCAAACCCGTCAAAGCCAACAACAAGGCGGCTTAGTACTTATGCTGTTAGACTTGAACAAATTTAAACAAGTAAATGATTCTCTCGGTCACCCTGTTGGCGACCAAGTATTGATTGGTTTTGCGAAAGTACTCAAGTCGGTGATTAGAAGCGGTGATCAAGCGTTTCGAGTAGGAGGTGATGAGTTTGCGATGTTGTTACGTCCGGCCACCGAACAGTCAGCCCAAAAGGTAATTAAACGCTTGCACAGCAAGCTTGAAGAGTCGCCACTGCTAGCTCAATACGACATTTCAGCCAGTGTTGGCGTTAGTGAATGGACACCTGGTAGTAACAGTGAAAGCCTTATTCAAAGCGCTGATGAGCAGCTATACGCTAACAAATTGGCAACCAGTTAA
- the tilS gene encoding tRNA lysidine(34) synthetase TilS → MSLQARFNQFFDFLPLTPQRLVIAFSGGLDSSVLLHLTAEYLKSHRHIELLVVHVNHGLQQQANSWQSCCQQQVEALGLPFVAELVDVEVKARSSLEAVAREKRYQALAKYVDAHSCLLTGHHADDQFETFMLALKRGSGLQGLAAMPPVRDFASGQLLRPLLPVSRAELEAYAQQKKLAWIEDPSNQSLEFDRNFLRHKVLPELSTRWPQWLESTQRSVQFLQESVDLLEELADADYQQLILEQTLCCDRLSQLSLKRQRNVVRYWFKRMGWAYPSQAQLEQILIQAAAQQDAKVSVVLAEGELRRFQARLYLLKKYELLESNTVIVWDLNSMPVLKLDNNTQIAWQEGGNLLPPSSTTTVSVKFRTHIEQTDFDAARRAGRRSIKKLLQECGLAPWQRNRIPFIFYDDVLVAIGDCFIQKEYECPYNKGITLNWLPIC, encoded by the coding sequence TTGTCCCTTCAAGCTCGCTTTAACCAGTTTTTCGACTTCTTGCCTTTAACCCCTCAGCGCCTTGTCATTGCCTTTAGTGGCGGCTTAGATTCTAGCGTTTTGCTTCATTTGACAGCTGAGTATCTCAAATCTCATCGGCACATAGAGTTGCTAGTGGTTCACGTAAACCATGGTCTGCAACAGCAAGCTAACAGTTGGCAAAGTTGCTGTCAGCAGCAAGTGGAAGCGCTAGGTTTGCCGTTTGTGGCGGAGTTGGTTGATGTTGAAGTAAAAGCACGCTCTAGCTTAGAAGCGGTGGCGAGAGAAAAGCGTTATCAAGCTTTAGCTAAGTATGTGGATGCACATAGCTGTTTGCTAACTGGACACCATGCTGACGACCAGTTTGAGACCTTTATGCTAGCACTAAAGCGAGGAAGCGGCCTACAGGGTTTAGCTGCAATGCCGCCAGTGAGAGATTTTGCCTCCGGTCAACTACTGAGGCCTTTACTGCCGGTTTCTCGTGCAGAACTAGAAGCTTATGCACAGCAAAAAAAGTTGGCTTGGATTGAAGATCCTAGCAATCAGTCTTTAGAATTTGACCGCAATTTTTTACGGCACAAGGTGTTGCCAGAGCTGAGCACGAGATGGCCCCAATGGCTAGAGTCTACTCAACGCAGTGTTCAGTTTTTGCAAGAATCGGTAGATTTATTGGAAGAGTTAGCCGATGCGGATTATCAACAATTAATTCTCGAACAAACACTGTGCTGCGATAGGTTATCGCAACTTTCTTTAAAGCGGCAACGAAATGTTGTGCGTTATTGGTTTAAGCGCATGGGCTGGGCTTATCCAAGCCAAGCGCAACTGGAACAAATTCTTATTCAAGCCGCAGCACAGCAAGATGCCAAAGTATCAGTAGTTCTAGCAGAAGGAGAGCTGCGGCGTTTTCAAGCGCGTTTGTACCTGTTAAAAAAATATGAGTTATTAGAATCAAATACAGTGATAGTTTGGGACCTAAACTCAATGCCGGTACTCAAGCTTGATAATAATACTCAAATAGCTTGGCAAGAAGGCGGCAATCTTCTGCCGCCTTCAAGTACAACAACAGTAAGCGTTAAATTTAGGACTCACATTGAGCAAACCGATTTTGACGCCGCAAGGCGAGCAGGGCGAAGAAGTATCAAAAAGCTACTGCAAGAATGCGGATTGGCGCCATGGCAGCGTAATCGAATTCCTTTTATATTTTATGACGATGTGTTGGTGGCTATTGGTGACTGTTTTATTCAAAAAGAGTACGAATGCCCTTATAACAAGGGCATTACGCTTAACTGGTTGCCAATTTGTTAG
- the accA gene encoding acetyl-CoA carboxylase carboxyl transferase subunit alpha codes for MNPNFLEFEQPIAELQAQIEELCIVNEESGVDVDLQEEISRLQQKQNDLTQKIFSDLGAWQVAQLARHPNRPYVLDYIEHIFTDFDELAGDRAYANDEAIVGGMARLDGKPVMVIGQQKGRETKEKIRRNFGMPKPEGYRKALRLMEMAERFNMPIITFIDTPGAYPGVGAEERGQSEAIAKNLLVMAGLKVPTICTVIGEGGSGGALAIGVGDRVNMLQYSTYSVISPEGCASILWKSADKAPVAADAMGITSERLKELDLINDIVPEPLGGAHRDVAAMALNLKTKLLSDLESLSALDTDTLLEQRYQRLMSYGYC; via the coding sequence ATGAATCCGAATTTTCTAGAGTTTGAGCAGCCGATTGCTGAGCTGCAAGCGCAAATTGAAGAGTTGTGCATTGTAAATGAAGAATCTGGCGTAGATGTAGATTTACAGGAAGAAATCTCTCGTTTGCAACAAAAGCAAAACGATTTAACCCAAAAAATATTCTCAGACTTAGGTGCTTGGCAAGTTGCGCAGCTAGCGCGTCATCCTAATCGCCCTTATGTGTTGGATTATATTGAGCACATTTTCACCGACTTTGATGAATTGGCTGGTGATAGAGCTTATGCTAATGATGAAGCAATTGTTGGCGGTATGGCACGCCTAGATGGCAAACCAGTGATGGTAATTGGCCAGCAAAAAGGTCGTGAAACTAAAGAAAAGATCCGTCGCAACTTTGGTATGCCAAAACCAGAAGGCTACCGTAAAGCGCTTCGTTTGATGGAAATGGCTGAGCGTTTTAATATGCCGATCATTACCTTTATCGATACTCCTGGTGCATACCCAGGCGTAGGCGCAGAAGAGCGTGGACAAAGTGAGGCCATTGCTAAAAACCTGTTGGTTATGGCTGGCTTAAAGGTACCAACTATTTGTACCGTTATCGGTGAAGGCGGCTCTGGCGGGGCTTTAGCAATAGGTGTAGGCGACCGCGTTAACATGCTTCAATACAGTACTTACTCGGTGATTTCTCCAGAAGGTTGTGCCTCTATCTTGTGGAAGAGTGCCGACAAAGCCCCTGTTGCAGCAGACGCTATGGGCATTACTTCAGAGCGCCTTAAAGAATTAGATTTAATTAATGACATTGTTCCAGAGCCATTAGGTGGCGCACACCGCGATGTTGCAGCAATGGCGCTTAATCTAAAAACTAAGCTATTGAGCGATTTAGAAAGCCTATCAGCATTAGACACTGACACCTTGTTGGAGCAACGCTATCAGCGTTTAATGTCCTACGGATATTGCTAA
- the dnaE gene encoding DNA polymerase III subunit alpha, whose amino-acid sequence MSEPAATPSFIHLRVHSDFSMVDGLKKVKPIVAKAAELNMPAIALTDQTNLCGLVKFYGEAHNQGIKPIVGCDFFVQSEELGDDQFRLTLLATNNQGYQNITMLISRAYLRGQLQGKPVIDKQWLSEHAEGVIVLSGGRQGDVGKALLKGNHDIVERSLAFYQQYFPDHYFLELIRTGRPDEENYLHMAVALAGEKALPVVATNEVVFLEEDQFQPHEVRVAIHDGFAIDDSRRPKKYSAQQYLRSEQEMQELFADIPEALQNSVEIAKRCNVTVRLGEYFLPDFPTGGLPIEEYFCKVSWDGLEERLAFLFPDPEERAKRRPEYDERLQIELDVINQMGFPGYFLIVMEFIQWSKDNNIPVGPGRGSGAGSLVAYAQKITDLDPLEFDLLFERFLNPERVSMPDFDVDFCMDRRDEVIDHVAELYGRDAVSQIITFGTMAAKAVVRDVGRVLGHPFGFVDRISKLIPPDPGMTLEKAFEAEPRLPELYNADQEVRELIDMARILEGVTRNAGKHAGGVVISPTTITDFAPLYCDAEGKNPVTQFDKNDVEYAGLVKFDFLGLRTLTIIQWALDMLNPVLEAKGEQPIDIAAISTTDPKSFRLLQDCKTTAVFQLESRGMKDLIKRLKPDCFEDMIALVALFRPGPLQSGMVDNFIERKHGREAISYPDETWQHDSLKPILEPTYGIILYQEQVMQIAQVLAGYTLGGADMLRRAMGKKKPEEMAKQRAVFEEGSIKNGVDGELSMKIFDLVEKFAGYGFNKSHSAAYALVSYQTLWMKAHYPAYFMAAVMSADMDNTDKIVTLVDECNNMGLKLVPPDVNTGLFKFSVNADEEIVYGIGAIKGVGEGPIEAILEARKTGSFIDLFDFCCRLDLKKINKRVIEKLIMAGAMDKLGPHRAAMMATLPTAMQAASQHAKASARGQEDLFGIIAEEDDERPEFVDEPVWTEKVWLEGEKETLGLYLTGHPVNRYLKEFRHYTTGRLVDIRPTARGTTSTVAGLVLSTRVMLTKRGSKMGIIQLDDRSARLDVMFFSEAFDTYQELLEKDRMLVIQGEVSVDDFSGGIKMTAREVMDLSMARERWMKKLRLRMCRDQLDELFWQRFYEVLEPYRAGTCPIAISYEGDNASGMLSLGTDWRITPSEDLIEALTQLLGQQQVTLEFN is encoded by the coding sequence TTGTCAGAGCCTGCAGCAACTCCATCCTTCATTCATCTTAGGGTCCACTCAGACTTTTCGATGGTTGATGGCTTAAAAAAAGTAAAACCGATTGTTGCAAAAGCGGCCGAGTTAAATATGCCTGCAATTGCATTAACCGATCAAACTAACCTTTGTGGCTTAGTTAAGTTTTACGGCGAGGCTCACAACCAAGGGATTAAACCCATCGTAGGTTGTGATTTTTTTGTTCAGTCAGAAGAATTGGGTGATGACCAATTCCGGCTAACCTTGTTAGCCACTAATAATCAAGGCTATCAGAATATTACGATGCTCATCTCAAGGGCATATTTGCGAGGGCAGCTGCAGGGTAAGCCAGTTATTGATAAGCAATGGCTGAGTGAGCATGCTGAAGGAGTGATTGTTCTGTCTGGTGGTCGCCAAGGTGATGTGGGCAAAGCCTTACTTAAAGGTAACCACGATATCGTTGAGCGAAGTCTTGCATTTTATCAACAATACTTCCCTGATCATTACTTTTTAGAGTTGATTCGCACCGGCCGCCCCGATGAAGAAAATTACTTACATATGGCGGTTGCGTTAGCTGGCGAAAAAGCCTTGCCTGTGGTGGCAACAAATGAAGTTGTATTTTTAGAAGAAGATCAGTTTCAGCCTCATGAAGTGCGGGTTGCTATTCATGATGGCTTTGCTATTGATGATAGTCGGCGGCCTAAAAAATATAGTGCGCAACAATATCTTCGCAGCGAGCAAGAAATGCAGGAGTTGTTTGCTGATATACCTGAGGCGCTGCAAAACTCGGTAGAAATTGCTAAACGTTGTAATGTAACGGTGCGCTTAGGTGAATACTTTTTGCCAGACTTCCCGACAGGCGGGTTACCCATTGAGGAGTATTTCTGCAAAGTTTCTTGGGATGGCTTAGAAGAACGCTTAGCGTTTTTGTTTCCCGATCCTGAAGAACGGGCAAAACGTCGTCCCGAATATGATGAGCGGCTGCAAATTGAGCTTGATGTAATTAATCAAATGGGCTTCCCTGGTTACTTCCTTATCGTGATGGAATTCATTCAGTGGAGTAAAGATAATAATATTCCCGTGGGTCCGGGTAGGGGCTCTGGCGCAGGTTCACTCGTCGCTTACGCGCAAAAAATTACCGATTTAGATCCACTTGAGTTTGACTTGCTGTTTGAGCGATTCTTGAACCCCGAGCGGGTATCTATGCCCGACTTTGATGTCGATTTTTGTATGGATCGCCGTGATGAGGTGATCGATCACGTAGCCGAGTTATATGGCCGAGATGCGGTATCGCAAATTATCACCTTTGGAACTATGGCTGCCAAAGCAGTAGTGCGCGACGTGGGCCGTGTGCTTGGCCATCCCTTTGGTTTTGTTGACCGGATCTCCAAGTTGATTCCACCAGATCCAGGCATGACCTTAGAAAAAGCCTTCGAGGCTGAGCCACGTTTACCAGAGCTGTATAACGCAGACCAAGAAGTTCGCGAGCTAATCGATATGGCTCGTATCCTCGAAGGGGTAACCCGTAACGCGGGTAAACACGCCGGTGGTGTTGTAATTTCGCCCACCACTATTACCGACTTTGCGCCCTTATATTGCGACGCTGAAGGTAAAAACCCAGTTACCCAATTTGATAAGAATGATGTTGAATATGCCGGTTTGGTGAAGTTTGACTTCTTAGGCTTGCGTACACTTACCATCATTCAATGGGCCTTGGATATGCTTAACCCAGTGTTAGAAGCCAAGGGTGAGCAGCCGATCGATATTGCGGCGATTTCTACCACAGACCCCAAATCGTTTAGGCTACTGCAAGATTGCAAAACAACCGCGGTATTCCAGTTGGAATCTCGTGGTATGAAGGATTTGATAAAGCGTCTTAAGCCCGACTGTTTTGAAGATATGATCGCACTGGTGGCCTTGTTCCGACCTGGTCCATTGCAATCAGGTATGGTTGATAACTTTATTGAACGTAAACACGGTCGAGAAGCTATTTCCTACCCGGATGAAACTTGGCAACACGACAGTTTAAAACCTATTCTAGAGCCTACTTACGGCATTATTCTTTACCAAGAACAGGTAATGCAGATCGCTCAGGTTCTAGCTGGTTACACCCTCGGTGGCGCAGACATGTTACGTCGCGCGATGGGTAAGAAAAAACCTGAAGAAATGGCCAAGCAGCGAGCAGTGTTTGAAGAAGGCTCTATTAAGAATGGGGTTGATGGCGAACTGTCGATGAAGATCTTTGACTTGGTAGAAAAGTTCGCAGGCTACGGTTTTAACAAGTCCCACTCAGCCGCTTACGCCTTAGTTTCTTATCAAACCTTGTGGATGAAGGCCCATTACCCTGCGTACTTTATGGCTGCGGTGATGTCGGCCGATATGGATAACACCGATAAAATTGTTACCTTAGTAGATGAGTGCAACAACATGGGGCTTAAGCTGGTCCCGCCTGATGTAAACACCGGATTATTCAAGTTCTCGGTGAATGCCGACGAAGAAATTGTTTATGGTATAGGGGCAATTAAAGGCGTGGGTGAAGGCCCCATTGAAGCGATATTGGAAGCAAGAAAAACCGGCTCATTTATCGATCTCTTTGATTTTTGTTGTCGCTTAGATCTTAAGAAAATCAATAAGCGCGTGATTGAAAAGCTGATTATGGCAGGTGCTATGGATAAGCTCGGCCCACATCGCGCAGCGATGATGGCAACCTTACCAACAGCGATGCAAGCTGCATCACAGCATGCTAAAGCGTCTGCGCGCGGTCAAGAAGACTTATTCGGCATTATTGCTGAGGAGGATGATGAACGGCCAGAGTTTGTTGATGAGCCAGTATGGACCGAAAAAGTTTGGTTAGAAGGGGAAAAAGAAACCCTTGGATTATATCTAACCGGGCATCCGGTTAACCGCTATCTAAAAGAGTTTCGCCACTATACCACTGGCCGCTTAGTTGATATTCGCCCTACAGCTCGAGGTACGACCTCGACAGTTGCGGGGTTAGTGCTATCAACTCGGGTGATGCTCACTAAGCGTGGCTCCAAAATGGGCATTATTCAGTTAGATGATCGCAGTGCTCGTTTGGATGTGATGTTCTTTAGTGAAGCCTTCGATACCTACCAAGAATTATTAGAAAAAGATCGCATGTTAGTGATTCAAGGAGAGGTCAGCGTTGATGATTTCTCCGGAGGCATTAAAATGACTGCTCGTGAAGTCATGGATTTATCGATGGCGCGTGAACGTTGGATGAAAAAATTGCGTTTACGAATGTGTCGAGACCAGCTAGACGAGCTATTTTGGCAAAGATTTTACGAAGTATTAGAGCCTTATCGAGCAGGAACCTGCCCAATAGCAATAAGTTATGAGGGCGATAATGCCAGTGGCATGTTAAGCTTAGGCACCGATTGGCGAATTACGCCGAGTGAAGATTTAATAGAGGCGTTGACCCAACTGCTGGGACAACAGCAAGTCACCCTAGAATTTAATTAA
- the rnhB gene encoding ribonuclease HII, whose amino-acid sequence MTPFVYPSGYSVFAGVDEVGRGPLVGDVVTAAVILDPKLPIAGLNDSKKLTEKKRLALAEEIKQHAIAWAIGRATPQEIDELNILHATMLAMSRAVAALSVTPEFALIDGNREPKLNIPCLAVVKGDGLVAEISAASIIAKVARDQEMVELDARYPDYQFAKHKGYPTALHLEMLEKHGAIAEHRRSFKPVQRVLGGR is encoded by the coding sequence ATGACGCCCTTTGTTTATCCTTCTGGTTATTCTGTTTTTGCTGGCGTAGATGAAGTAGGGCGTGGCCCTTTGGTGGGGGATGTGGTAACCGCCGCGGTTATCCTTGACCCTAAGCTGCCAATTGCTGGACTAAACGATTCCAAAAAGCTCACCGAGAAAAAACGTTTGGCGCTAGCCGAAGAGATCAAGCAACATGCAATAGCTTGGGCTATCGGCCGCGCAACTCCCCAAGAAATAGATGAGTTGAATATTTTGCATGCAACCATGCTGGCGATGTCTAGAGCCGTTGCGGCTTTGAGCGTTACTCCAGAGTTTGCTTTGATAGATGGCAACCGTGAACCTAAGTTAAATATCCCATGTTTGGCTGTTGTTAAGGGTGATGGTTTGGTGGCCGAAATTAGCGCGGCGTCTATCATCGCTAAAGTGGCTCGAGACCAAGAAATGGTAGAGTTAGATGCTCGTTATCCAGATTATCAGTTTGCTAAACACAAGGGTTATCCAACAGCCTTGCATTTAGAAATGCTCGAGAAGCATGGTGCGATTGCCGAGCATCGCCGCAGTTTTAAACCCGTACAGCGGGTACTAGGAGGGCGGTAG
- the lpxB gene encoding lipid-A-disaccharide synthase — protein MAQADLHIAIVAGEVSGDILGAGLIAALKQQYPSARFSGIAGPLMQKQGCEALFDMEELSVMGLVEVLGRLPRILKVRKQLLQHYIQSPPDIYIGVDAPDFNLGVEHKLHTKGIKTVHYVSPSVWAWKQKRVFKIKEACNKILVFLPFEKAFYDRFEVPCEFVGHTLADQVAMHSPQLPAIEQLGLDSTKKVLAILPGSRNAEVDLLTPVFLESAKKLVQQFPGIQLVAPLVNQRRREQFEALVNEYGPELDIKIVDGQARTVMTAADAILLASGTATLEAMLVKRPMVVGYRFKPLTYRIAKMIVNAKFAALPNLLADKMIVQEFVQDECTSDNIVEELSKLLQNDNSELIDTFTELHQKIRCDADYKAAKAVIEVINS, from the coding sequence ATGGCGCAAGCTGATTTGCATATAGCCATTGTCGCCGGGGAAGTCTCCGGCGATATTTTAGGTGCAGGGTTAATTGCTGCACTTAAGCAACAATACCCCAGCGCACGCTTTTCTGGTATTGCTGGCCCGCTAATGCAAAAACAAGGTTGTGAGGCCTTGTTTGATATGGAAGAGTTATCGGTAATGGGCTTAGTCGAAGTTTTAGGCCGGTTACCACGGATTCTTAAAGTTCGTAAGCAGTTGCTTCAGCATTACATACAATCGCCTCCTGATATTTATATTGGTGTTGACGCTCCAGACTTCAACTTAGGCGTAGAACACAAGTTACACACAAAAGGTATAAAAACCGTCCATTATGTGAGCCCGTCAGTATGGGCGTGGAAGCAAAAACGCGTTTTTAAGATTAAAGAAGCTTGCAATAAAATTCTCGTTTTCTTGCCATTTGAAAAAGCTTTTTATGATCGCTTCGAAGTGCCTTGTGAGTTTGTTGGCCATACCCTTGCGGACCAAGTTGCTATGCATAGTCCGCAGCTCCCAGCTATTGAACAGCTTGGCTTAGATAGCACCAAAAAGGTGTTGGCAATTCTGCCTGGTAGTCGAAATGCCGAAGTAGATTTGCTTACACCTGTGTTCTTAGAATCGGCTAAAAAACTGGTTCAACAGTTTCCTGGTATACAGTTGGTTGCCCCTTTGGTTAATCAACGGCGACGAGAGCAATTTGAAGCTTTAGTCAATGAGTATGGGCCAGAGTTAGATATCAAAATTGTCGACGGTCAAGCTCGTACCGTAATGACTGCTGCAGACGCTATTTTATTAGCTTCTGGCACGGCAACGTTGGAAGCTATGTTAGTAAAACGCCCAATGGTCGTTGGCTATCGTTTCAAGCCTTTGACTTATCGAATAGCTAAAATGATCGTAAACGCAAAATTCGCTGCTTTACCCAACTTGCTTGCCGATAAAATGATTGTGCAAGAATTTGTGCAAGATGAGTGCACCAGCGATAATATTGTCGAAGAATTAAGCAAGTTGCTGCAAAACGATAACAGTGAACTGATTGATACTTTTACAGAGCTTCACCAAAAAATTCGCTGCGACGCTGACTATAAAGCAGCTAAAGCGGTTATTGAAGTCATAAATAGTTAG
- the lpxA gene encoding acyl-ACP--UDP-N-acetylglucosamine O-acyltransferase yields the protein MIDSTASIHPSAIIGGNVKIGANTTVGAFTIIRGEVEIGDNCQIASHVVIKGHSKIGNNNRIFQFASVGEDCQDLKYAGEETYLEIGDNNTIRESVTIHRGTTQDQGITKIGSNCLFMINAHVAHDCVVGNGCIFANNATLAGHVTIGDNVIFGGQAAIHQFGKVGSYAFVGGCAAVNKDVPPYVMAVGNYARPVAVNTEGLLRRGFSKEAIKAIRQAYKTLYRSGNTLEEALKQIELSAEQFPEVKLFADFLKENGRGIVR from the coding sequence ATGATAGATAGCACTGCAAGTATACATCCAAGCGCCATCATCGGAGGTAATGTAAAAATTGGTGCCAACACTACTGTTGGTGCTTTTACCATTATTCGCGGTGAAGTGGAGATTGGTGATAACTGTCAAATCGCTTCACATGTAGTGATTAAAGGTCACTCCAAAATTGGTAATAATAACCGCATTTTTCAATTTGCCTCGGTAGGTGAAGATTGCCAAGACTTGAAATATGCCGGCGAAGAAACTTATTTAGAAATTGGCGATAATAATACCATTCGAGAAAGTGTCACTATTCACCGCGGTACGACTCAAGACCAAGGCATTACTAAAATCGGTAGCAATTGTTTATTTATGATTAATGCGCATGTTGCTCATGATTGTGTAGTGGGTAATGGCTGTATTTTTGCAAATAATGCTACGTTGGCTGGCCACGTGACTATTGGTGATAACGTGATTTTTGGTGGCCAAGCAGCTATTCATCAGTTTGGTAAAGTTGGCTCTTACGCCTTTGTTGGTGGATGTGCGGCAGTAAACAAAGATGTTCCTCCCTATGTGATGGCTGTGGGTAATTACGCTCGTCCCGTAGCGGTAAATACCGAGGGTTTGTTGCGCAGGGGGTTTAGCAAAGAGGCTATTAAGGCAATTCGTCAAGCCTACAAAACGCTCTATCGCAGCGGCAATACTTTAGAAGAGGCGCTTAAACAAATAGAGTTATCAGCTGAGCAATTCCCAGAAGTAAAATTGTTTGCCGATTTTCTAAAAGAAAACGGCCGAGGCATTGTTCGCTAA
- the fabZ gene encoding 3-hydroxyacyl-ACP dehydratase FabZ, which translates to MTKPLNRLEIQDIMELLPHRYPFLLVDRVLDFEEGKTLHAIKNVTFNEPFFTGHFPQQPVFPGVLILEALAQCTGILAFKSTTKPADNELYYFAGIDNARFKKPVGPGDVLHLEVELLRDRRGIGKFNCVAKVEGEVVCSGEIMCARRAYK; encoded by the coding sequence TTGACTAAACCACTTAACCGCCTAGAAATTCAAGACATCATGGAGCTTTTGCCGCACCGCTACCCATTTTTGTTGGTAGACCGGGTATTAGATTTTGAAGAAGGTAAAACTCTACACGCCATTAAAAACGTAACTTTTAATGAACCGTTTTTTACTGGCCACTTTCCACAACAACCCGTTTTCCCTGGCGTATTGATACTCGAGGCGTTGGCTCAATGTACTGGAATTTTGGCGTTTAAATCTACCACAAAACCGGCCGATAACGAGCTTTACTACTTTGCCGGTATTGATAACGCTCGCTTTAAAAAGCCGGTTGGCCCTGGTGACGTTTTGCACCTTGAAGTTGAATTATTGCGCGACCGTCGCGGCATAGGTAAATTTAACTGTGTCGCTAAGGTAGAAGGCGAAGTGGTATGTAGCGGCGAAATCATGTGCGCACGTAGGGCCTACAAGTAA